From Actinopolyspora lacussalsi, a single genomic window includes:
- a CDS encoding hypothetical protein (product_source=Hypo-rule applied), with protein sequence MNFQRPVPSDGESVEVPGAWKGRIEPHGGMGSGKHRRLLREWLDGVSADDSSLTLRRDQLGALPKAEILELAAEYGWSFESEEITDTEWRLTFRPGATEHERDERRLFADDG encoded by the coding sequence ATGAATTTCCAGCGCCCGGTTCCTTCCGATGGCGAGTCAGTGGAAGTGCCTGGTGCCTGGAAGGGACGGATCGAACCACACGGTGGCATGGGGTCGGGCAAGCACCGGCGGTTGTTGCGGGAGTGGTTGGACGGGGTTTCCGCTGACGACTCCTCGCTGACGTTGCGTCGTGATCAGCTGGGTGCGTTGCCGAAGGCGGAGATCCTGGAATTGGCGGCCGAGTACGGCTGGTCGTTCGAGTCGGAGGAGATCACCGACACCGAGTGGCGGCTGACCTTCCGCCCTGGCGCGACTGAGCATGAGCGGGACGAGAGGCGGTTGTTCGCCGATGACGGATGA
- a CDS encoding hypothetical protein (product_source=Hypo-rule applied; transmembrane_helix_parts=Inside_1_136,TMhelix_137_159,Outside_160_168,TMhelix_169_191,Inside_192_248), translating into MTDDVGNPTEAEFLRRLENARTNLAGVAYVDIPYSEKKISLRHYRGLVRERGWRITGMERGDEGMFRLVLERSGSTSAPHILGPTFIEGPSLDELRGNESALLEAERVRRETGVDVLSDPVLDGVRREHVRLRRRYVWLGRLAALPALVAFVTLMFSLVALGDGNPEAVRTLLIVSTVSAVVFVLLLWPTIRAARARRAAVADYKAGYERVVAAALGTSSTLGSSTTKGTNATMGTNATLDSNTTERS; encoded by the coding sequence ATGACGGATGACGTGGGAAACCCCACCGAAGCGGAGTTCCTGCGCCGCCTCGAAAACGCGCGCACCAACCTCGCCGGCGTGGCCTATGTGGACATCCCCTACAGCGAGAAGAAGATCTCGCTGCGGCACTATCGCGGTCTGGTGCGGGAGCGGGGGTGGCGGATCACCGGTATGGAGCGTGGCGACGAAGGGATGTTCCGGCTCGTGCTCGAACGGTCCGGCTCCACTTCCGCCCCACACATCCTCGGCCCCACCTTCATCGAAGGGCCGAGCCTGGACGAACTGCGCGGCAACGAGTCCGCCCTGCTGGAGGCCGAACGCGTGCGGCGGGAGACGGGAGTGGACGTGCTGTCCGACCCGGTGCTCGACGGCGTGCGCCGCGAGCACGTGCGGCTGCGTCGTCGCTACGTCTGGCTGGGACGGCTCGCCGCGCTGCCCGCGCTGGTCGCGTTCGTCACGCTCATGTTCTCGCTGGTGGCGCTGGGCGACGGCAATCCCGAGGCGGTCCGGACGCTGCTGATCGTCTCGACGGTCTCGGCGGTGGTCTTCGTGCTGCTGCTCTGGCCGACGATCCGTGCCGCCAGGGCCCGCAGAGCGGCCGTGGCCGACTACAAGGCCGGCTACGAACGCGTCGTCGCGGCGGCGCTGGGCACCAGCAGCACACTGGGCAGTAGCACCACGAAGGGCACCAACGCCACGATGGGCACCAACGCCACGCTGGACAGCAACACCACCGAGCGAAGCTGA
- a CDS encoding hypothetical protein (product_source=Hypo-rule applied; transmembrane_helix_parts=Outside_1_5,TMhelix_6_28,Inside_29_198) → MDPLEALILVMSPLPGVMLLGAVTVHLVRHANKPWRPELERARKDLHGRRDSAGLVWLDADDYEKVSTEMLRELGRHEGFTLFERTKYHDLGFRSTDSREALRERRHGAAEAPVGGDSGRPLARWRLRRMLRGARAADTELVLPRQRLGPLSSGEILDTASRHDWELHAEELVADEWRLVFRRAGTASRADKSRSNDG, encoded by the coding sequence TTGGATCCCCTTGAAGCCCTCATCCTCGTTATGTCCCCGCTGCCGGGCGTCATGCTGCTCGGTGCGGTCACCGTGCACCTGGTGCGCCATGCGAACAAGCCGTGGCGCCCCGAGCTCGAACGCGCCCGGAAGGATCTGCACGGACGGCGTGATTCGGCGGGTCTGGTGTGGCTGGACGCCGACGACTACGAGAAGGTATCCACCGAGATGCTGCGCGAGCTGGGGCGGCACGAGGGATTCACCCTGTTCGAGCGAACGAAGTACCACGATCTCGGATTCCGGTCCACCGATAGCCGCGAAGCGCTGCGGGAACGGCGGCACGGAGCCGCGGAAGCCCCGGTCGGCGGTGACAGCGGTCGTCCGCTCGCCCGCTGGCGGCTGCGTCGGATGCTGCGCGGCGCTCGCGCGGCCGATACCGAGCTGGTGCTGCCCCGGCAGCGGTTGGGCCCACTGTCCAGCGGGGAGATTCTCGACACCGCTTCCCGGCACGACTGGGAGTTGCACGCGGAGGAACTCGTGGCGGACGAATGGCGGTTGGTCTTCCGACGCGCCGGTACGGCATCACGAGCGGACAAGAGCCGATCCAACGACGGGTGA
- a CDS encoding putative membrane protein YeaQ/YmgE (transglycosylase-associated protein family) (product_source=COG2261; cog=COG2261; pfam=PF04226; transmembrane_helix_parts=Outside_1_3,TMhelix_4_21,Inside_22_27,TMhelix_28_50,Outside_51_59,TMhelix_60_82,Inside_83_87) → MSILSWILFGLIAGAVAKLILPGKDPGGIIVTIGIGIVGGLLGGWLGSSFFGGGGISGFNLASFGWAVLGSLILLLLYRLVFHKSRG, encoded by the coding sequence GTGAGCATCCTCAGTTGGATCCTGTTCGGTCTGATCGCGGGAGCAGTGGCCAAGCTGATCCTTCCTGGCAAGGATCCCGGCGGCATCATCGTGACCATCGGCATCGGCATAGTCGGAGGTCTGCTCGGCGGCTGGCTGGGCAGTTCCTTCTTCGGCGGCGGCGGGATATCCGGCTTCAACCTCGCCAGCTTCGGCTGGGCGGTGCTCGGCTCGCTGATCCTGCTGCTGCTCTACCGCCTCGTCTTCCACAAATCCCGAGGCTGA
- a CDS encoding putative CocE/NonD family hydrolase (product_source=TIGR00976; cath_funfam=3.40.50.1820; cleavage_site_network=SignalP-noTM; cog=COG2936; pfam=PF02129,PF08530; superfamily=49785,53474; tigrfam=TIGR00976; transmembrane_helix_parts=Inside_1_4,TMhelix_5_27,Outside_28_532) — protein MRRILSTAAATLIAALCGSLLAPAATAETNGVTVHRASIPGSGGVTLRAKVIEPTGESAEPRPLLVMPASWATPNIEYVGAAARLAYESGYVVVSYTARGFYASGGEVEVAGEEDVADASEVIDWAVANTSAGDENVGMAGISYGAGISALTAASDPRVDAIAAMSGWADLVASLYPNRTVNASGAELLLGVGELTGRFGDDLTELENAYREHRTEEALHLAGERSPINEIDELNANGTAVMLANSWQDSLFPPKQIADLFSGLNGPKRLMLAPGDHATAELFGAAGLPNHIWDTAARWFDQQLRGVDEGMADSAVEIQPSNGSDWKRYPDWRSVTDHTSTRELTEPTRRHLFAPETGGLSTESDTGWRHSIDSGDPTLANSGLVLVSGALQGYARIPVGVSVPFVDRDDAAVWATEPYADGVNVTGTPRLRVNVTPEDESVSLFAYLYDVGPAGNGSLISHKPVTLRNNSPGVRSRVDISLQPTSWQVDEGHRLVLVVDTVDARYRDESSGGEVTFGSSAERPAKLRIPVG, from the coding sequence GTGCGCCGAATACTCTCGACAGCCGCCGCGACCCTCATCGCCGCACTGTGCGGTTCCCTGCTCGCCCCGGCCGCCACGGCCGAGACGAACGGGGTGACCGTGCACCGGGCGAGCATCCCCGGGTCGGGCGGCGTCACGCTGCGAGCCAAAGTCATCGAACCCACCGGCGAGTCGGCCGAGCCACGACCGCTGCTGGTCATGCCCGCCAGCTGGGCCACCCCCAATATCGAGTACGTCGGGGCCGCCGCCCGGCTGGCCTACGAGTCGGGCTACGTGGTCGTCAGCTACACCGCCCGTGGGTTCTACGCCTCCGGCGGTGAGGTCGAGGTCGCGGGCGAGGAGGACGTCGCCGACGCCAGCGAGGTCATCGACTGGGCCGTGGCCAACACCTCCGCCGGCGACGAGAACGTCGGCATGGCAGGTATCTCCTACGGCGCCGGTATCAGCGCACTGACCGCCGCGTCCGACCCCAGGGTGGACGCGATAGCGGCCATGAGCGGCTGGGCCGACCTCGTGGCTTCGCTGTATCCCAACCGTACGGTCAACGCCTCCGGCGCGGAACTGCTGCTGGGAGTCGGCGAACTCACCGGAAGGTTCGGCGACGACCTCACCGAGCTGGAGAACGCCTACCGCGAGCACCGCACCGAGGAGGCGCTGCATCTGGCAGGGGAGCGTTCCCCGATCAACGAGATCGACGAGCTCAACGCCAACGGCACCGCCGTGATGCTCGCCAACTCCTGGCAGGACTCGCTGTTCCCGCCGAAGCAGATCGCCGACCTGTTCAGCGGCCTGAACGGCCCCAAGCGGCTCATGCTCGCTCCCGGTGACCACGCCACGGCCGAGCTCTTTGGGGCGGCGGGCCTGCCCAATCACATCTGGGACACCGCGGCCCGCTGGTTCGACCAGCAGCTGCGCGGTGTGGACGAGGGAATGGCCGACAGCGCCGTGGAGATCCAGCCGTCGAACGGCTCCGATTGGAAGCGGTATCCGGACTGGCGGTCGGTCACCGACCACACCTCCACCCGCGAACTCACCGAACCCACCCGGCGGCACCTGTTCGCCCCCGAGACCGGCGGGCTGAGCACCGAGAGCGACACCGGGTGGCGGCACTCGATCGACAGCGGCGACCCGACCCTGGCCAACAGCGGCCTCGTCCTGGTCAGTGGCGCGCTGCAGGGCTACGCGCGGATCCCGGTCGGAGTCTCGGTGCCGTTCGTGGACCGGGACGACGCCGCGGTGTGGGCGACCGAGCCCTACGCGGACGGCGTCAACGTCACCGGAACCCCGCGACTGCGGGTGAACGTCACCCCTGAGGACGAGAGCGTGTCGCTGTTCGCCTACCTCTACGACGTCGGACCCGCGGGTAACGGAAGCCTGATCAGCCACAAGCCTGTGACACTGCGTAATAATTCTCCCGGGGTGCGGAGTCGGGTGGACATCTCGCTGCAACCCACTTCCTGGCAGGTGGACGAGGGGCACCGGCTGGTGCTGGTGGTCGACACCGTGGACGCTCGTTACCGCGACGAGAGCTCCGGTGGCGAGGTGACGTTCGGTTCCTCGGCCGAACGGCCGGCCAAATTGCGAATTCCGGTGGGTTGA
- a CDS encoding SAM-dependent methyltransferase (product_source=COG0500; cath_funfam=3.40.50.150; cog=COG0500; pfam=PF04672; superfamily=53335) — MDMQRPNAARMFDYYLGGTANFAADRQAVDRLVAEVPEARVYARATRAFLGRLIRFLSHRGIDQFLDLGSGMPTVGNVHEIARRCRSDARVAYVDVEPEVVAHARQLLRGVDNVTVTQADIREPETVLSAPEVTELLDFTRPVAVLAVSILPYVPDADGPASLVAAYRDNCVPGSYLAVSHSTPLTMTEEQVRHSESAYQGTRTPLAVREIERIRELLPGYSLVAPGLVPLPQWRPEPDINGQQDATASANAVGALGYLP; from the coding sequence GTGGACATGCAGCGCCCCAACGCCGCACGCATGTTCGATTATTACCTCGGGGGTACAGCCAATTTCGCGGCGGACAGGCAGGCCGTCGACCGGCTGGTTGCCGAGGTTCCCGAGGCTCGGGTTTACGCACGTGCGACGCGGGCTTTTCTCGGACGATTGATCCGTTTTCTGAGCCACCGCGGAATCGACCAGTTTCTGGATCTGGGATCGGGAATGCCGACCGTCGGGAATGTGCACGAAATAGCCCGTCGGTGCCGTTCCGACGCACGAGTCGCCTATGTGGATGTCGAGCCCGAGGTCGTGGCGCACGCCAGACAACTGCTGCGCGGAGTCGACAATGTGACCGTCACCCAGGCCGATATCCGGGAGCCGGAGACGGTGCTCTCGGCACCGGAGGTCACCGAGCTGCTCGACTTCACCCGTCCCGTCGCGGTGCTGGCCGTGTCGATCCTGCCCTACGTTCCGGACGCCGACGGCCCCGCCTCGCTCGTGGCCGCCTACCGGGACAACTGCGTGCCGGGCAGCTACCTGGCCGTCTCGCACAGCACGCCGCTGACGATGACCGAGGAGCAGGTGCGCCACAGCGAATCGGCCTACCAGGGAACCCGCACGCCGCTGGCCGTGCGTGAGATCGAGCGGATCCGCGAGCTGCTTCCCGGCTACTCGCTCGTGGCGCCCGGGTTGGTCCCGCTGCCGCAGTGGCGGCCGGAGCCGGACATCAACGGGCAGCAGGACGCCACCGCCTCCGCCAACGCGGTAGGAGCGCTCGGCTACCTTCCTTGA
- a CDS encoding hypothetical protein (product_source=Hypo-rule applied; cath_funfam=3.50.50.60), translating into MLYELEQADVDRVIMEARQEQQNRADRRMLDTLRAQKVLTSAVRMEHVRGRDSPMLAIPDIVCGAVTAEQGGVPDYLQALKPLVTLHTLHTVEGE; encoded by the coding sequence TTGCTCTACGAGCTGGAGCAGGCCGACGTCGACCGCGTCATTATGGAAGCCCGTCAGGAGCAGCAAAACCGTGCTGACCGGAGGATGCTGGATACCCTGCGTGCGCAGAAGGTGCTGACCAGCGCGGTACGGATGGAGCACGTTCGGGGACGGGATTCGCCGATGCTGGCCATCCCCGACATCGTTTGCGGGGCGGTGACCGCTGAGCAGGGCGGCGTGCCGGATTATCTACAAGCTCTCAAGCCGCTGGTCACATTGCATACTCTTCATACGGTTGAGGGGGAGTAG